One window of Nostoc sp. UHCC 0926 genomic DNA carries:
- a CDS encoding DUF1392 domain-containing protein — translation MIDYVNTLKTSWYISPPWGKTIPTVEVNLLERVYLKTTRTFGYCSGVQWKYECWLYTVICGDEIVHATEHQIIGTGQLETLTVQKPAFVLGQKVILCSYGDDTKQRLILGIVLVDKFWFYLVELLSPTLTETPTMFNRFLLVGEKSLVRVNV, via the coding sequence ATGATTGACTACGTTAATACCCTGAAAACTAGTTGGTATATTTCCCCACCTTGGGGTAAAACAATTCCAACGGTTGAGGTCAATTTATTAGAAAGAGTTTACCTGAAAACCACAAGAACATTCGGCTATTGCTCTGGTGTGCAATGGAAATATGAGTGTTGGCTTTATACAGTCATCTGTGGTGATGAAATTGTCCACGCTACAGAACACCAAATCATTGGGACTGGGCAGTTAGAAACCCTCACTGTGCAAAAACCTGCTTTCGTTTTGGGGCAGAAAGTAATCCTGTGTTCTTATGGGGATGACACAAAACAACGGCTGATTCTGGGGATTGTACTTGTAGATAAGTTTTGGTTTTACCTTGTCGAATTGCTATCGCCAACATTGACTGAAACACCGACAATGTTTAATCGCTTCTTATTGGTCGGTGAAAAAAGTTTGGTGCGCGTGAATGTCTAA
- a CDS encoding DUF5131 family protein, whose translation MSTNIEWADETINPIVGCSRISPGCQKCYAATAAASPRLQQFPQYQVVSIWDGTVEFVKSQLIKPLYWKKPKRIFVCSMADLFHANVPDEWIHQVMAVAALSPQHTFQILTKRPERMKEYFSQQSLWVKWYEAAKENLWDAVNEKFGGLINLQQDFIDQPFPLPNVWLGASTENQQMAEKRIPILLQIPCSVRFLSCEPLLEEIDLRQGGAIQKLISDSYEWELVNEDIQWIVVGGESGPNSRPCHIEWIESIVQQCQKSKTPVFVKQLGANAQHEGQPFKTRDKKGGDIEEFPKHLQVREFPVPVRE comes from the coding sequence ATGTCAACAAACATTGAATGGGCAGATGAAACAATTAATCCGATTGTGGGATGCTCTCGAATTTCGCCAGGTTGCCAAAAATGTTATGCAGCTACAGCAGCCGCATCCCCACGACTTCAACAATTCCCCCAGTATCAAGTTGTAAGTATTTGGGATGGCACAGTTGAATTTGTCAAATCTCAACTTATTAAACCATTGTATTGGAAAAAGCCAAAGAGAATTTTTGTATGCTCAATGGCTGATTTGTTTCACGCCAATGTCCCTGATGAATGGATTCATCAAGTAATGGCTGTTGCTGCTCTTTCACCTCAGCATACTTTTCAAATCTTGACTAAGCGACCAGAAAGAATGAAGGAGTATTTTAGTCAACAATCACTATGGGTCAAGTGGTATGAAGCAGCCAAAGAAAATCTTTGGGACGCTGTTAATGAGAAATTTGGAGGATTAATTAATCTCCAACAAGATTTTATTGACCAACCATTCCCCTTACCAAATGTGTGGTTAGGAGCCTCCACTGAGAATCAACAGATGGCGGAAAAACGCATTCCAATTCTCTTGCAAATTCCCTGTTCTGTTCGGTTTTTATCTTGTGAGCCACTGCTTGAAGAAATTGATTTGAGGCAAGGAGGAGCAATTCAAAAATTAATCAGTGATTCCTACGAATGGGAATTAGTAAATGAAGATATCCAATGGATTGTTGTAGGGGGTGAGTCTGGGCCAAATTCCAGACCATGCCACATCGAATGGATTGAGTCTATTGTCCAACAATGCCAAAAATCAAAAACACCCGTATTTGTAAAGCAGTTGGGGGCTAATGCTCAACATGAGGGGCAACCATTCAAAACCCGTGACAAGAAGGGAGGAGACATTGAAGAGTTTCCAAAACATTTACAGGTTAGGGAATTTCCTGTTCCGGTACGAGAGTAA
- a CDS encoding helix-turn-helix domain-containing protein, with product MDLMKIIIEVEFTGIGTALKKAREAAGISLTVAGDYAGMSGANFNRIENEDTKGVPLDTLIRAANAVGLDLKECLGEWIQHIPGVNLTESSNGD from the coding sequence ATGGATTTAATGAAAATTATTATTGAAGTGGAGTTTACTGGTATCGGAACTGCTTTGAAAAAGGCAAGAGAAGCTGCGGGGATCAGTTTAACCGTAGCTGGTGATTACGCCGGAATGAGCGGGGCAAATTTTAATAGAATTGAGAACGAGGATACAAAGGGTGTACCTTTAGACACTCTCATTAGGGCAGCCAATGCTGTAGGGTTGGATTTAAAAGAGTGCTTAGGTGAATGGATTCAGCATATTCCTGGGGTTAATTTAACAGAAAGTTCTAATGGCGATTAA